In Streptomyces alboniger, the following are encoded in one genomic region:
- a CDS encoding cytochrome ubiquinol oxidase subunit I, with amino-acid sequence MSTADLARLQFAATTGIHWLFVILTMGLVPLVAIMHTRAAFTRDPVTRAVRERMTRFWGQLYVINYAVGIVTGLVMEFQFGLSWSGLSKFAGNVFGAPLALETLIAFFAESTFLGMWIFGWGRLRKGVHVTLIWLVALTAYASGYWIMVANGFMQHPVGYEVRGGEAYLTDFGALLTNDSALVALGHIALAALTTGGVFVAGVSAWHFIRGTKETELFRGSLRLGLWVSMLASFFVVVVGEMQRPVIERTQPMKHAVLENSGVAEVQARLVGEYGPGDYVPWQDTIRISMDVMTVIGNTVSTITLIAVALLWKDWLIRRRVLLYILVATVPFPFVAAVGGWVVREVGRQPWLVHGELTVEDAVSPVGTAALAVSCAAFIAIFLALAVTNWTLITRFALRGPDATQLGATEPLPGDSPATRAEVAAY; translated from the coding sequence ATGAGCACTGCGGACCTGGCCCGACTCCAGTTCGCGGCCACGACCGGCATCCACTGGCTGTTCGTGATCCTCACCATGGGGCTCGTCCCCCTCGTCGCGATCATGCACACCCGGGCCGCGTTCACCCGAGATCCCGTCACGAGAGCCGTCCGGGAGCGCATGACCCGCTTCTGGGGTCAGCTCTATGTCATCAACTACGCGGTCGGCATCGTCACCGGCCTCGTCATGGAGTTCCAGTTCGGGCTCAGCTGGAGCGGGCTGAGCAAGTTCGCGGGCAATGTCTTCGGCGCCCCGCTGGCTCTGGAAACCCTCATCGCGTTCTTCGCCGAGTCCACCTTCCTCGGCATGTGGATCTTCGGCTGGGGGCGTCTGCGCAAGGGCGTGCACGTCACGCTCATCTGGCTAGTCGCCCTGACCGCGTATGCCTCCGGGTACTGGATCATGGTCGCCAACGGCTTCATGCAGCACCCCGTCGGTTACGAAGTCCGGGGTGGCGAGGCCTACTTGACCGACTTCGGGGCGCTGCTCACGAACGACAGCGCGCTGGTCGCTCTCGGCCATATCGCGCTCGCCGCGCTGACGACGGGCGGCGTCTTCGTCGCCGGGGTCAGCGCGTGGCACTTCATCCGGGGCACCAAGGAGACCGAGCTGTTCCGCGGTTCGCTGCGGCTGGGGCTCTGGGTGAGCATGCTCGCCTCCTTCTTCGTGGTCGTCGTCGGCGAGATGCAGCGGCCCGTGATCGAGCGGACCCAGCCGATGAAGCACGCGGTCCTGGAGAACAGTGGCGTCGCGGAGGTACAGGCGCGACTCGTCGGGGAGTACGGGCCCGGCGACTACGTGCCCTGGCAGGACACGATCCGGATCTCGATGGACGTGATGACGGTCATCGGCAACACGGTGTCCACCATCACGCTCATCGCCGTCGCCCTGCTCTGGAAGGACTGGCTCATCCGCCGCCGCGTCCTCCTGTACATCCTGGTGGCGACGGTGCCCTTCCCCTTCGTCGCCGCCGTCGGCGGGTGGGTCGTCCGCGAGGTGGGGCGCCAACCCTGGCTCGTCCACGGCGAGTTGACGGTCGAGGACGCGGTCTCCCCGGTCGGCACGGCCGCGCTGGCCGTCTCGTGCGCCGCGTTCATCGCCATCTTCCTGGCGCTGGCGGTGACGAACTGGACGCTGATCACGCGCTTCGCCCTGCGCGGCCCCGACGCCACCCAGCTCGGCGCCACCGAACCGCTCCCCGGCGACTCGCCCGCCACACGCGCAGAAGTAGCGGCGTACTGA
- the cydB gene encoding cytochrome d ubiquinol oxidase subunit II has protein sequence MSLETLWLALLGLLLAGYFVLGGYDYGVQMLHPLLGDGEGRGPEAEESGRNAALDAIAPFFLGNEVWLVAFTGVLFGAFPHLEGSLLSGMYPLVVAILVGLVLGNAAVQLRGRAHSALGRRWWDALIVFGGALPAVCWGLFLGLLLHGVPRRADGSFHIGADDVLTPFVLACGLTTALLFAAHGAAFVSLRSAPHIAFRARNLGAALVRAAAAVGCLPLLLTLFGAGASMTNRATSAALAALFAAALACAWCSLTRGHRVRAFAATCCATVLPVPLVGAGHYPYVLVDAAGGGMTIGHAVTDGVTLRILTAFGVVLIPVILAYQSWSWWAFRGRTGRRHPSYF, from the coding sequence ATGAGTCTGGAGACCCTCTGGCTGGCCCTCCTCGGCCTGCTTCTCGCCGGGTACTTCGTGCTCGGCGGCTACGACTACGGCGTACAGATGCTTCACCCCCTCCTCGGCGACGGGGAAGGCCGCGGTCCCGAGGCCGAGGAGTCGGGCCGCAACGCCGCCCTGGACGCCATCGCGCCGTTCTTCCTGGGCAACGAGGTCTGGCTGGTCGCCTTCACCGGTGTCCTCTTCGGGGCCTTCCCGCATCTGGAGGGCAGCCTGCTGTCCGGCATGTATCCGCTGGTCGTGGCGATCCTCGTCGGCCTGGTCCTCGGCAACGCCGCCGTACAACTGCGCGGCCGTGCCCACAGCGCCCTCGGCCGCCGGTGGTGGGACGCCCTGATCGTGTTCGGCGGGGCGCTGCCCGCCGTGTGCTGGGGGCTCTTCCTGGGACTGCTGCTCCACGGCGTGCCCCGCCGGGCCGACGGGAGCTTCCACATCGGGGCCGACGACGTGCTCACGCCGTTCGTGCTCGCCTGCGGACTGACCACCGCGCTGCTCTTCGCGGCACACGGGGCGGCCTTCGTCAGCCTGCGCTCCGCCCCTCACATCGCCTTCAGGGCAAGGAACTTGGGGGCCGCGCTGGTGCGGGCGGCCGCGGCCGTGGGCTGCCTGCCGCTGCTGCTCACGCTCTTCGGCGCCGGCGCCTCGATGACCAACCGCGCGACCTCGGCGGCCCTCGCCGCCCTGTTCGCGGCGGCGCTCGCCTGCGCCTGGTGTTCCCTCACGCGGGGGCACCGCGTCCGGGCGTTCGCGGCGACCTGCTGCGCGACCGTACTGCCCGTGCCGCTCGTAGGGGCCGGTCACTACCCCTACGTCCTGGTCGACGCGGCCGGGGGCGGGATGACGATCGGGCACGCGGTCACGGACGGCGTCACGCTGAGGATCCTCACCGCGTTCGGGGTCGTGCTGATCCCGGTGATCCTCGCGTACCAGTCGTGGAGCTGGTGGGCCTTCCGCGGGCGGACGGGCCGCCGTCACCCCAGCTACTTCTGA
- the cydD gene encoding thiol reductant ABC exporter subunit CydD → MKPVERRLLRELPVLRRHMTCSVTLALLGAGLVIAQAGLLAAVLADGFAGHGSPTVPLAALGTVMALRALLTWAHGGLAQRAAADAKHALRDRITGRLRHTGPLRLAARRHGETATLLTRGLDALDPYVIGYLPTMTATAVVPLTVVAWLAWTDWTSALIVAVTLPLIPVFGALVGMHTARRTARQWALLSRLGGHFLDVVAGLPTLRAFGRERHQARVVGEMADAHRRAAMRTLRVAFLSSFVLETVATLSVALVAVPVGLRLLGGELELRTALTVLFLAPEAYLPLRAAGAAFHDSAEGVAVAERVFAILDEPGDRVDDGDDDARSAHRDARPPRSTGRPHLSLDEVTVRYAGRAAPALHNVSLAVRPGEHVALVGPSGAGKSTLLALLLGFVPPGEGRVTVGGTDLADLDADAWRAQVAWVPQRPHLFAASVADNIRLGRPDAGDDEVREAARAAFADHFVEALPQAYDTVLGERGAGLSAGQRQRIALARAFLKDAPVLLLDEPTAHLDPGSEAAVTRATVALMRGRTSLVVAHRTSLLPHADRVVTVRAGRLTAPQPPLVEGLVAS, encoded by the coding sequence ATGAAGCCGGTCGAACGCCGACTGCTGCGTGAACTCCCCGTGCTGCGCCGCCATATGACGTGCTCCGTGACGCTGGCTCTCCTCGGCGCCGGGCTCGTCATCGCCCAGGCGGGCCTGCTGGCCGCGGTCCTCGCGGACGGCTTCGCCGGGCACGGGTCACCCACCGTGCCGCTCGCCGCGCTGGGTACCGTCATGGCGCTGCGCGCGCTGCTGACCTGGGCGCACGGAGGGCTCGCGCAGCGCGCCGCGGCCGACGCCAAGCACGCGCTGCGGGACCGGATCACCGGCCGGCTGCGGCACACCGGTCCGCTGCGGCTCGCGGCCCGCCGCCACGGCGAGACCGCCACGCTGCTCACCCGCGGCCTCGACGCCCTGGACCCGTACGTCATCGGCTACCTGCCCACGATGACGGCCACCGCCGTGGTGCCCCTCACGGTCGTCGCCTGGCTGGCGTGGACCGACTGGACGTCGGCCCTCATCGTCGCCGTGACGCTGCCGTTGATACCGGTGTTCGGTGCGCTCGTCGGCATGCACACAGCGCGGCGCACCGCCCGGCAGTGGGCGCTGCTCTCGCGCCTCGGCGGGCACTTCCTCGACGTGGTGGCGGGGCTGCCGACACTGCGCGCGTTCGGCCGCGAGCGGCACCAGGCCCGGGTGGTCGGCGAGATGGCGGACGCCCATCGGCGTGCCGCCATGCGGACGTTGCGCGTGGCGTTCCTCTCCTCCTTCGTCCTGGAGACGGTCGCCACCCTCTCCGTGGCGCTGGTGGCCGTCCCGGTCGGACTGCGGCTGCTCGGGGGCGAGTTGGAGCTTCGTACGGCACTGACCGTGCTGTTCCTGGCCCCCGAGGCGTATCTGCCACTGCGCGCCGCGGGCGCCGCCTTCCACGACAGCGCCGAGGGCGTCGCGGTGGCCGAGCGGGTTTTCGCCATCCTCGACGAGCCCGGTGACCGCGTCGACGACGGCGACGACGACGCTCGAAGCGCCCACCGGGATGCGCGCCCGCCGCGCTCCACCGGCCGGCCGCACCTGTCCCTCGACGAGGTCACCGTCCGGTACGCCGGTCGCGCCGCGCCCGCCCTCCACAACGTCTCCCTCGCTGTACGCCCCGGCGAGCACGTGGCCCTGGTCGGACCGAGCGGGGCGGGCAAGTCCACCCTGCTGGCGCTGCTCCTCGGCTTCGTGCCCCCCGGGGAGGGCCGGGTCACGGTCGGCGGCACGGACCTCGCGGACCTCGACGCCGACGCGTGGCGCGCCCAGGTGGCGTGGGTACCGCAACGCCCCCATCTGTTCGCGGCGTCCGTCGCGGACAACATCCGTCTCGGGCGCCCCGACGCGGGCGACGACGAGGTGCGGGAGGCGGCGCGGGCGGCCTTCGCCGACCACTTCGTCGAGGCGCTGCCGCAGGCGTACGACACGGTGCTCGGAGAGCGTGGCGCGGGGCTCTCCGCGGGCCAGCGCCAACGGATCGCGCTGGCCCGCGCGTTCCTCAAGGACGCCCCTGTGCTGCTGCTCGACGAACCGACCGCCCACCTCGACCCCGGCAGCGAGGCCGCCGTCACGCGTGCCACGGTCGCCCTGATGCGGGGCAGGACCTCGCTCGTGGTCGCTCACCGGACGAGCCTGTTGCCCCACGCCGACCGGGTCGTCACCGTACGCGCGGGTCGCCTCACCGCCCCCCAACCACCGCTCGTAGAAGGGCTGGTGGCCTCATGA
- the cydC gene encoding thiol reductant ABC exporter subunit CydC, producing MTPLTATAAAPRHTPRPTLRLLRRLLPYWRRLLPAALAAAGSELAAAALTATAAWLITRAAQQPPLASVSLAIVAVRALALGRGALRYTDRLLGHDSVLRAVAGFRTRVYEALVPLTPAGTPAFRGGDLLTRLVDDVDAAQDLLLRVLIPATAACVVAVAATGTAAVLLPPAGLPLGLLLAVAGLLVPALVLALSRRAGHAEKAARGELAVLTLDLTEGAADLAAYGARDRAHARVRHACARIAALERRKALTTSLASAAVLLLQGGATVGVAWYALRAHADGALPAAHLTVLVVLALVSFEALAPLPAAARRLSEVRASAGRLAVLFDTPPPVADPPRPAPLPLDGPLGVDITDLRVRHRPGGPPALDGVSLRLPPGRRVVLLGASGSGKSTLIAALMRFVPYEAGSIRVGGRELREVSGADARRAITGMTQDAHVFHATVRANLLLARPDATDADLREAARRARLLEWIESLPDGWDTHLGGDGSAMSGGQRSRLLLARALLADPPVLVLDEPTEGLDPETAAAVLADILDATRGRTTLLATHERAGLAAADHVVTLPGGPHPAPQVMCQ from the coding sequence ATGACGCCGCTCACGGCCACGGCAGCCGCCCCCCGGCACACCCCCCGCCCCACCCTCCGGCTCCTTCGCCGTCTCCTGCCGTACTGGCGCAGGCTGCTGCCCGCCGCGCTCGCCGCGGCGGGCAGTGAACTCGCCGCCGCCGCGCTGACGGCGACCGCCGCCTGGCTGATCACCCGCGCCGCACAGCAGCCGCCGCTCGCGTCCGTGAGCCTCGCGATCGTCGCCGTACGCGCGCTGGCCCTGGGCCGGGGCGCGCTGCGCTACACCGACCGGCTCCTCGGCCACGACAGCGTCCTGCGGGCCGTCGCGGGCTTCCGCACCCGGGTGTACGAAGCGCTGGTACCCCTCACCCCGGCGGGCACGCCCGCCTTCCGCGGCGGCGACCTGCTGACCCGGCTCGTCGATGACGTCGACGCCGCGCAGGACCTGTTGCTCCGGGTGCTCATCCCGGCCACGGCCGCCTGCGTGGTGGCCGTGGCCGCCACCGGGACGGCCGCGGTGCTGCTGCCCCCGGCGGGCTTACCGCTCGGTCTGCTGCTGGCCGTGGCGGGACTCCTCGTACCCGCCCTGGTGCTCGCGCTGTCCCGCCGCGCGGGCCACGCGGAGAAGGCCGCGCGCGGCGAACTGGCCGTTCTCACACTGGACTTGACCGAGGGCGCGGCGGACCTCGCCGCGTACGGCGCACGGGACCGGGCCCACGCGCGCGTCCGCCACGCCTGTGCCCGGATCGCCGCGCTGGAGCGCCGCAAGGCACTGACCACGTCACTCGCCTCGGCCGCGGTGTTGCTGCTCCAGGGCGGGGCGACGGTCGGTGTCGCCTGGTACGCGCTGCGCGCGCACGCGGACGGTGCGCTGCCCGCCGCGCACCTGACCGTCCTCGTGGTCCTCGCGCTGGTCTCCTTCGAGGCCCTCGCGCCGCTGCCCGCCGCAGCCCGCCGCCTGTCGGAGGTACGGGCCTCAGCGGGGAGGCTGGCGGTTCTCTTCGACACCCCGCCGCCCGTCGCCGACCCGCCCCGCCCTGCCCCGCTCCCCCTCGACGGCCCGCTCGGCGTCGACATCACCGACCTGCGGGTGCGCCACCGCCCCGGCGGGCCGCCGGCCCTGGACGGGGTGAGCCTACGGCTCCCGCCCGGCCGCCGGGTCGTGCTCCTCGGCGCGAGCGGCTCGGGGAAGTCGACGCTGATCGCGGCGCTGATGCGCTTCGTCCCGTACGAAGCGGGGAGCATCCGCGTCGGCGGGCGCGAGCTGCGCGAGGTCTCGGGAGCCGACGCCCGACGCGCGATCACCGGCATGACGCAGGACGCGCACGTCTTCCACGCGACGGTGCGCGCCAACCTCCTGCTGGCCCGCCCCGACGCCACGGACGCCGACCTGCGCGAAGCGGCCCGCAGGGCCCGGCTCCTGGAGTGGATCGAGTCACTGCCCGACGGCTGGGACACGCACCTCGGCGGGGACGGCTCCGCGATGTCGGGCGGCCAGCGCAGCCGCCTGCTGCTGGCCCGCGCGCTGCTCGCCGACCCGCCGGTGCTGGTGCTGGACGAACCCACCGAGGGGCTGGATCCGGAGACGGCGGCCGCCGTGCTCGCCGACATTCTCGACGCCACGCGCGGCCGCACCACGCTCCTGGCCACCCACGAGCGGGCGGGGCTCGCCGCCGCCGACCACGTCGTGACCCTGCCGGGCGGGCCCCACCCGGCCCCCCAGGTGATGTGCCAGTAA
- a CDS encoding aromatic ring-hydroxylating oxygenase subunit alpha yields the protein MLHDTLHALLTELARISALPLERGETLPARAYTDEAFHRLEHDRVFRGDWLCVGHVDQVARPGDYLRTDAAGEPLVVTRDEDGHLHALSRVCRHRFMDILPPETAPEQGSLERLMCPYHTWTYRLNGEYAGQLAGAPMMSKVDFDRAACRLPRYRLEVWNGLLMVCAAPEAPPLAPQLTGLAERLAPYGLADLVVAYTDRWDGVPANWKVAFENGSENYHHMGTHAGTLDVLVPGKDTVVDESDGRWFSMYTPFAADAADAAGEDGAPMVGTLIPGLGARQLSGMTVAGVFPNLVMALLPDSVTFVRWVPTGPVTHDALVTVLVPAHAKRQPLFEAYVEASRRQFEVIQNEDLVAVRGVQRGLATDPAPSGGRFSHLERPLWQFQRYLAGRLTGAGSAA from the coding sequence ATGCTGCACGACACGCTTCACGCCCTGCTCACCGAGCTGGCGCGGATCTCCGCACTCCCCCTGGAGCGCGGCGAGACCCTGCCCGCCCGCGCCTACACCGACGAGGCATTCCACCGGCTCGAACACGACCGCGTCTTCCGCGGCGACTGGCTCTGCGTGGGCCACGTCGACCAGGTCGCCCGGCCGGGCGACTACCTGCGTACCGACGCGGCCGGTGAGCCGCTGGTCGTCACGCGCGACGAGGACGGGCACCTGCACGCGCTGTCCCGGGTGTGCAGGCATCGCTTCATGGACATCCTGCCGCCCGAGACGGCCCCCGAGCAGGGGTCCCTGGAGCGCCTCATGTGTCCGTACCACACCTGGACGTACCGGCTGAACGGCGAGTACGCCGGTCAGCTGGCCGGCGCCCCCATGATGAGCAAGGTCGACTTCGACCGCGCCGCGTGCCGCCTGCCCCGCTACCGCCTGGAGGTGTGGAACGGCCTGCTCATGGTCTGCGCCGCCCCCGAGGCGCCGCCACTCGCACCGCAGTTGACGGGGCTTGCCGAACGGCTCGCGCCGTACGGCCTCGCGGACCTGGTGGTCGCGTACACGGACCGGTGGGACGGGGTGCCCGCCAACTGGAAGGTGGCCTTCGAGAACGGCTCGGAGAACTACCACCACATGGGCACGCACGCCGGCACGCTCGATGTCCTCGTTCCCGGCAAGGACACCGTCGTCGACGAGAGCGACGGACGGTGGTTCAGCATGTACACCCCCTTCGCGGCCGACGCCGCCGACGCGGCGGGGGAGGACGGCGCGCCCATGGTCGGCACGCTCATCCCCGGGCTCGGCGCCCGGCAGCTGTCCGGCATGACGGTCGCGGGTGTCTTCCCGAACCTGGTGATGGCCCTGCTGCCCGACAGCGTCACGTTCGTGCGCTGGGTGCCGACAGGACCGGTCACGCACGATGCGCTCGTGACGGTGCTGGTACCCGCTCACGCCAAGCGGCAGCCCCTTTTCGAGGCGTACGTGGAGGCGTCGAGGCGCCAGTTCGAGGTGATCCAGAACGAGGATCTGGTCGCCGTGCGGGGCGTGCAGCGCGGCCTGGCCACCGACCCCGCCCCGTCGGGCGGGCGCTTCTCCCATCTGGAGCGCCCTCTGTGGCAGTTCCAGCGGTATCTGGCGGGCCGCCTGACGGGAGCCGGGAGCGCGGCCTGA
- a CDS encoding GNAT family N-acetyltransferase, producing MTEIRTPRLLLRRWHDGDLAPMAEINADPRVMRLVDDGRVRDLEQTAEEIERWEEEWDDEGFGLFAVELLASGELAGFTGLFVPEFLPEAASDAAIGWRLGAQFWGQGYASEAAQATLEFALQDRGLERVVAIHRAEDQASENVVRKLGMALERETTHPVSGHALRVHGIDLTEYQA from the coding sequence ATGACCGAGATCCGCACCCCCCGCCTCCTCCTCCGCCGCTGGCACGACGGCGACCTCGCGCCCATGGCGGAGATCAACGCGGACCCGCGGGTCATGCGCCTCGTCGACGACGGCCGCGTCCGCGACCTCGAACAGACGGCGGAGGAGATCGAGCGGTGGGAGGAGGAGTGGGACGACGAGGGTTTCGGCCTCTTCGCCGTCGAACTCCTCGCCTCGGGCGAGCTGGCCGGCTTCACGGGTCTCTTCGTCCCCGAGTTCCTGCCGGAAGCGGCGTCCGACGCGGCCATCGGCTGGCGGCTCGGCGCGCAGTTCTGGGGCCAGGGGTACGCCTCCGAAGCCGCCCAGGCCACATTGGAGTTCGCCCTCCAGGACCGCGGCCTCGAACGGGTCGTCGCCATCCACCGGGCGGAGGACCAGGCCTCCGAGAACGTCGTCCGCAAGCTCGGCATGGCACTGGAGCGCGAGACGACGCACCCGGTGTCCGGCCACGCGCTGCGTGTCCACGGCATCGACCTCACCGAGTACCAGGCCTGA
- a CDS encoding ATP-binding cassette domain-containing protein, with product MSKAKRTDPRSPASHAADSHDLIRVHGARENNLRDISIEIPKRRLTVFTGVSGSGKSSLVFNTIAAESQRMINETYSAFVQGFMPTMARPDVDVLDGLTTVITVDQSRMGADPRSTVGTATDAHAMLRILFSRLAKPHIGPPSAYSFNTASVRASGGITVERGSAKTKTVKATYQRTGGMCTRCEGRGTVSDIDLTQLYDDSKSLAEGAFTIPGWKSDSQWTVQTYAQSGFVDPDKPIRQYTKKEMQAFLYGEPVKVKVNGINLTYEGLIPKIQKSFLSKDKEALQPHIRAFVERAVTFTTCPECDGTRLSEGARSSKIKRKSIADLCAMEIRDLAEWVRDLEEASVAPLLASLRQTLDSFVEIGLGYLALDRPAGTLSGGEAQRVKMIRHLGSSLTDVTYVFDEPTAGLHPHDIQRMNDLLLRLRDKGNTVLVVEHKPEMIAIADHVVDLGPGAGQAGGTVCFEGPLEGLRASGTITGRHLDDRAAVKETVRKSTGALEIRGATANNLRKVDVDIPLGVLTVITGVAGSGKSSLVHGSVPTDAGVISVDQSPIKGSRRSNPATYTGLLDPIRKAFAKANGVKPALFSANSEGACPTCNGAGVIYTDLGMMAGVSTTCEDCEGKRFDASVLDYRLGGRDISEVLAMPVAEAEEFFGSGEAHTPAAHKILERLVDVGLGYLTIGQPLTTLSGGERQRLKLATHMGDKGGVYILDEPTTGLHLADVEQLLGLLDRLVDSGKSVIVVEHHQAVMAHADWIIDLGPGAGHDGGRIVFEGTPEQLVAARSTVTGEHLAAYVGR from the coding sequence ATGAGCAAGGCCAAGAGGACGGACCCGCGGTCGCCCGCGTCGCACGCCGCCGACAGCCACGACCTGATCCGGGTGCACGGCGCACGGGAGAACAACCTCAGGGACATCAGCATCGAGATCCCCAAACGCAGGTTGACGGTGTTCACCGGGGTGTCCGGTTCCGGCAAGAGTTCGCTGGTGTTCAACACGATCGCCGCCGAGTCGCAGCGGATGATCAACGAAACCTACAGCGCCTTCGTGCAGGGCTTCATGCCGACCATGGCGCGGCCCGACGTCGACGTGCTCGACGGTCTGACGACGGTCATCACCGTCGACCAGAGCCGGATGGGCGCCGACCCGCGCTCCACGGTCGGCACCGCCACCGACGCCCACGCGATGCTGCGCATCCTCTTCAGCCGCCTGGCCAAGCCGCACATCGGTCCGCCCAGTGCGTACTCCTTCAACACCGCCTCGGTCCGGGCGAGCGGCGGGATCACCGTCGAACGCGGCTCCGCGAAGACCAAGACCGTCAAGGCGACCTACCAGCGCACCGGCGGTATGTGCACGCGCTGCGAGGGCCGGGGCACGGTCTCCGACATCGACCTCACCCAGCTCTACGACGACTCCAAGTCGCTCGCCGAGGGCGCGTTCACCATCCCCGGCTGGAAGTCGGACAGCCAGTGGACCGTGCAGACCTACGCCCAGTCCGGCTTCGTCGACCCGGACAAGCCGATCCGGCAGTACACCAAGAAGGAGATGCAGGCCTTCCTCTACGGGGAGCCGGTCAAGGTCAAGGTCAACGGCATCAACCTCACCTACGAGGGCCTGATCCCGAAGATCCAGAAGTCGTTCCTCTCCAAGGACAAGGAGGCGCTCCAGCCGCACATCCGGGCGTTCGTGGAACGGGCGGTCACCTTCACCACCTGCCCGGAGTGCGACGGCACCCGCCTCAGCGAGGGCGCCAGATCGTCGAAGATCAAGCGGAAGAGCATCGCCGACCTGTGCGCGATGGAGATCAGGGACCTGGCCGAGTGGGTGCGGGACCTCGAAGAGGCGTCGGTGGCCCCGCTGCTCGCCTCGCTGCGGCAGACCCTCGACTCGTTCGTGGAGATCGGCCTCGGCTACCTCGCCCTCGACCGGCCCGCCGGCACGCTGTCGGGCGGTGAGGCGCAGCGCGTCAAGATGATCCGCCACCTCGGCTCCTCGCTCACCGACGTCACCTACGTCTTCGACGAGCCCACCGCGGGCCTGCACCCCCACGACATCCAGCGCATGAACGACCTGCTGCTGCGCCTGCGCGACAAGGGCAACACGGTCCTCGTCGTGGAACACAAGCCGGAGATGATCGCGATCGCCGACCACGTCGTGGACCTCGGTCCCGGCGCGGGACAGGCCGGCGGCACCGTCTGCTTCGAGGGCCCCCTGGAGGGGCTGCGGGCCTCCGGCACGATCACCGGCCGGCACCTCGACGACCGGGCCGCGGTCAAGGAGACCGTACGGAAGTCCACGGGCGCGCTGGAGATCCGCGGCGCGACGGCGAACAACCTGCGGAAGGTCGACGTCGACATCCCGCTCGGGGTGCTCACCGTCATCACCGGGGTGGCCGGTTCCGGCAAGAGCTCGCTCGTGCACGGGTCGGTTCCCACCGACGCGGGGGTGATCTCGGTCGACCAGAGCCCGATCAAGGGCTCGCGGCGCAGCAACCCCGCGACGTACACCGGGCTGCTCGACCCCATCCGCAAGGCGTTCGCCAAGGCCAACGGCGTCAAGCCGGCGCTGTTCAGCGCCAACTCCGAGGGCGCCTGCCCCACTTGCAACGGCGCGGGCGTCATCTACACCGACCTCGGGATGATGGCCGGTGTCTCCACGACCTGCGAGGACTGCGAGGGCAAGCGGTTCGACGCGTCGGTGCTCGACTACCGCCTCGGCGGCCGCGACATCAGCGAGGTGCTCGCGATGCCGGTGGCCGAGGCCGAGGAGTTCTTCGGCTCCGGGGAGGCGCACACCCCGGCCGCCCACAAGATCCTGGAGCGGCTCGTCGACGTCGGGCTCGGCTACCTCACCATCGGCCAGCCGCTGACCACGCTCTCCGGCGGCGAGCGACAGCGGCTCAAGCTGGCCACGCACATGGGCGACAAGGGCGGCGTCTACATCCTCGACGAGCCGACCACCGGACTGCACCTCGCCGACGTCGAGCAGTTGCTCGGCCTGCTGGACCGGCTCGTCGACTCCGGGAAGTCGGTCATCGTCGTGGAGCACCACCAGGCCGTTATGGCGCACGCCGACTGGATCATCGACCTCGGCCCCGGCGCCGGCCACGACGGCGGCAGAATCGTCTTCGAGGGCACCCCCGAGCAGCTGGTGGCCGCGCGCTCCACCGTCACCGGGGAGCACCTCGCGGCGTACGTCGGGAGGTGA
- a CDS encoding pyridoxamine 5'-phosphate oxidase family protein: MDNPEAADPDRSAPAVLREPRTAGPRPRAERRHDTEHRLTHDIDVWVASASPGGAPHLVPLSFDWDGETLLLATPLDSPTGGNLTATRTARLALGRTRDVTTIEGDVEVLEMDALPRERGDRFAARTGFDPRRSGPQYRWFRVTPRRVQAWREVNEMSGRELMRDGRWLA; this comes from the coding sequence ATGGACAACCCCGAAGCAGCCGACCCCGACAGAAGCGCCCCCGCGGTGCTCCGGGAGCCGAGGACCGCCGGCCCGCGCCCCCGCGCCGAGCGCCGTCACGACACCGAGCACCGGCTGACCCACGACATCGACGTGTGGGTGGCCAGCGCCTCGCCCGGCGGCGCGCCTCATCTGGTGCCGCTCTCCTTCGACTGGGACGGCGAGACGCTGCTCCTGGCCACGCCGCTGGACAGTCCCACCGGCGGGAACCTCACCGCCACCCGCACCGCCCGGCTCGCGCTGGGCCGCACCCGCGACGTGACGACGATCGAGGGCGACGTCGAGGTCCTGGAGATGGACGCGCTGCCGCGGGAGCGGGGCGACCGGTTCGCCGCGCGCACCGGCTTCGACCCGCGCCGGTCGGGCCCCCAGTACCGCTGGTTCCGTGTCACCCCGCGCCGCGTCCAGGCCTGGCGCGAGGTGAACGAGATGTCCGGCCGCGAACTGATGCGCGACGGCCGCTGGCTGGCCTGA